A window of the Canis lupus baileyi chromosome 8, mCanLup2.hap1, whole genome shotgun sequence genome harbors these coding sequences:
- the LOC140637683 gene encoding large ribosomal subunit protein eL39-like: MSSHKTFRIKRFLAKKQKQNRPIPQWIRVKTGNKIRYNSKRRHWRRTKLGL; encoded by the coding sequence ATGTCTTCTCACAAGACTTTCAGAATCAAGCGATTcctggccaagaaacaaaagcagaatcgtCCTATTCCCCAGTGGATTCGGgtgaaaactggtaataaaatcagGTACAACTCTAAGAGGAGGCACTGGAGAAGAACCAAGCTGGGTCTATGA